One Pasteurella dagmatis DNA segment encodes these proteins:
- a CDS encoding SDR family NAD(P)-dependent oxidoreductase: protein MNKEYILITGASSGIGYELAKIYAQQGQSLILVARNLDSLLPLQQKYQNIELISLDLSILDNAHKLYQMTQAKNYFIHTLINNAGVGLLGDFYSTDLETEISMVNLNVQTLMILTKYYVQDMVKQNSGYILNVSSVAGEMPAGPMMSVYYATKAFVTSFSDGLRYELRKTNIKVSILAPGPTLTNFVKTATKENNANLFANLKFHRAETVAQYAVKHLGKPLIIPGLFNKLLVYSSYFMPKSIVLFIVNRIQSLK, encoded by the coding sequence ATGAATAAGGAATATATTTTAATTACAGGAGCAAGCTCAGGAATAGGTTATGAGCTTGCTAAAATTTATGCGCAACAAGGGCAAAGTTTGATTCTTGTAGCGCGTAATTTAGATTCATTGCTACCTTTGCAGCAAAAATATCAAAATATAGAGCTTATTAGCCTTGATCTGTCTATTCTTGACAATGCACATAAACTTTATCAAATGACACAAGCAAAAAATTATTTTATTCATACATTGATTAATAATGCAGGTGTTGGTTTATTAGGTGATTTTTATTCTACGGATTTAGAAACAGAAATCTCAATGGTTAATCTAAACGTGCAAACGTTGATGATCTTAACAAAATATTATGTACAAGATATGGTCAAGCAGAATAGTGGCTATATTCTGAATGTTTCTTCGGTTGCTGGAGAAATGCCAGCCGGGCCTATGATGTCGGTTTATTATGCGACGAAAGCATTTGTGACATCATTTAGTGATGGGCTACGATACGAGTTAAGAAAGACTAATATCAAAGTTTCTATTTTAGCACCAGGACCAACGTTGACTAATTTTGTAAAAACCGCTACAAAAGAAAATAATGCGAATTTATTTGCAAATTTGAAATTCCATCGGGCAGAAACGGTTGCACAATATGCTGTCAAGCATTTAGGAAAGCCATTAATTATTCCTGGGCTTTTTAATAAGCTACTTGTGTATTCAAGTTATTTTATGCCAAAGTCGATTGTTCTGTTTATCGTAAATCGTATTCAAAGCCTAAAGTAG
- a CDS encoding peptide ABC transporter ATP-binding protein: MTLLQVKNLSKSFTDKISFFGTQQFKAVHPISFSLEPKQTLAIIGKNGSGKSTLAKMIVGIIPPTSGEILLQGKTLEFGDYHYRAQHIRMVFQDPNSAFNPGLNVGQILDAPLRLVTHLDIHERNKIIFETLKLVGFYPDHANIKINTMSASQKQRIALARALILKPEIIIADDVLSALDATVKTQLTNLMLELQEKLGISYIYVGQHLGIIKHIADNILVMDEGTMIEYGATKNLFTHPKTEVTKRLVESHFGRLLKEESWSIQEC; the protein is encoded by the coding sequence ATGACATTATTGCAAGTTAAAAATCTATCTAAATCCTTTACAGACAAAATTAGCTTTTTTGGTACTCAACAATTTAAAGCAGTACATCCCATCAGTTTTTCACTTGAACCTAAGCAAACTCTCGCAATTATTGGGAAAAATGGCTCTGGTAAATCAACACTGGCAAAAATGATTGTGGGTATTATACCGCCTACTTCTGGTGAAATTTTACTTCAAGGAAAAACATTAGAGTTTGGAGATTATCATTATCGTGCACAACATATAAGAATGGTTTTTCAAGATCCAAATAGTGCATTTAATCCTGGCTTAAATGTCGGTCAAATCTTAGATGCACCTCTGAGATTAGTAACGCACCTAGATATCCACGAACGAAATAAAATAATATTTGAAACCTTAAAACTTGTCGGTTTTTATCCTGATCACGCAAATATTAAAATTAATACAATGTCTGCGAGCCAAAAACAACGTATAGCCTTAGCTCGTGCCTTAATTTTGAAACCTGAAATCATTATCGCAGATGATGTTCTAAGTGCACTAGATGCCACTGTTAAAACCCAATTAACTAATCTCATGCTAGAATTACAAGAAAAGTTGGGTATTTCCTATATTTATGTTGGGCAACACTTAGGAATCATAAAACACATTGCAGATAATATTTTAGTAATGGATGAGGGTACAATGATTGAATATGGTGCAACCAAGAATCTTTTTACTCACCCTAAAACAGAAGTAACTAAACGTTTAGTCGAAAGCCACTTTGGTCGTCTCTTGAAAGAAGAATCTTGGTCTATTCAGGAATGTTAA
- a CDS encoding peptide ABC transporter ATP-binding protein, producing MALLDIRNLSIEINTPSGRIKIVDNVNLTLNEGEICGLVGESGSGKSLIAKVICNVFKDSWIITADRFRFDNVELLKLSPSQRRKLLGREISMIFQDPLTCLDPSKKVGKQIIQNIPSWTFKGRWWQWFGWKKRRATELLHKVGIKEHKDIMQSYPSELTEGEGQKVMIAIAVANQPRLLVADEPTNSVESITKIQIFRLLSSMNQNLGTSILITSNDINSISEWCDSFSVLYCGQNAESGPKENILETPHHPYTQALLHSIPDFSQPLPLKSRLNTLKGTVPVLEQMPIGCRLGPRCPFAQKKCIVKPNRYRIKQHEFSCHYPLNLREKNFKEKTNTTPLTLQNKSE from the coding sequence GTGGCTTTATTAGATATTCGTAATCTTTCTATTGAAATTAATACACCAAGTGGCCGTATTAAAATTGTTGATAATGTTAACTTAACATTAAATGAAGGCGAAATTTGTGGACTTGTAGGTGAGTCAGGTTCAGGGAAAAGCTTGATTGCTAAAGTCATATGTAACGTTTTTAAAGATTCTTGGATTATTACAGCCGACCGTTTCCGTTTTGATAACGTTGAATTATTAAAACTGAGTCCATCACAACGCCGTAAATTGCTGGGGCGAGAAATATCAATGATTTTCCAAGACCCTTTGACTTGTCTTGACCCAAGTAAAAAAGTAGGAAAACAGATTATTCAAAATATTCCCTCTTGGACATTTAAAGGTCGTTGGTGGCAATGGTTTGGCTGGAAAAAACGTCGTGCCACTGAATTATTACATAAAGTAGGAATTAAAGAGCATAAGGATATTATGCAAAGTTATCCAAGTGAGCTTACTGAGGGGGAAGGACAAAAAGTAATGATCGCAATTGCTGTTGCTAATCAACCACGCCTTTTAGTAGCAGATGAGCCCACAAATTCTGTGGAATCAATTACAAAAATACAGATTTTCCGTCTACTTTCAAGTATGAATCAGAACTTGGGAACATCAATTTTGATTACCAGCAATGACATTAACAGCATTAGTGAATGGTGTGACTCTTTTTCAGTACTTTACTGTGGACAAAATGCAGAATCAGGCCCTAAAGAAAACATTTTAGAAACCCCACACCACCCTTATACACAAGCTCTGCTACATTCAATACCTGATTTTAGTCAACCTTTACCACTTAAAAGTCGTTTGAATACATTAAAAGGAACTGTGCCTGTATTAGAACAAATGCCAATAGGATGTCGCCTTGGTCCTCGCTGCCCATTTGCTCAAAAAAAATGTATTGTGAAACCAAACCGTTATCGTATCAAGCAACATGAATTTTCTTGCCATTACCCTCTGAATTTAAGAGAAAAGAACTTTAAAGAAAAAACAAACACTACACCACTCACATTACAAAATAAATCAGAGTAA
- a CDS encoding ABC transporter permease subunit, with the protein MQDREPEDFRETEGLKQIWHYFAQDKIALFSFYLFIAFILTALFSQWIAPYPSDMQFISKELIPPSWTNEGQISFFFGTDDIGRDVFSRIIIGSSYTIGASLVVLFFTVVIGSVLGLWAGVSRSVKSKILSHFLDTFLSIPSLLIAIIIATLMQPSLINAILATTLALVPYFIHEIYKITQQELKKEYVLMLKLDSISNWMLLKETIFPNISVRYIQEIARAFAIAILDISSLSFISLGAQRPTPEWGAMIKDSLELIYLAPWTVILPGIAIIITILVVLISSKGLCKAIEKHYE; encoded by the coding sequence ATGCAAGATAGAGAACCAGAAGACTTTCGTGAAACAGAAGGGCTAAAACAAATTTGGCATTATTTCGCTCAAGATAAAATTGCATTATTTAGTTTCTATTTATTTATTGCATTTATTTTGACCGCACTTTTTAGTCAATGGATTGCTCCCTACCCAAGCGATATGCAATTTATTAGTAAAGAATTAATCCCCCCATCTTGGACCAATGAAGGGCAAATTTCTTTTTTCTTTGGTACAGATGATATTGGACGTGATGTATTTAGCCGAATTATTATTGGCTCAAGTTACACTATTGGTGCATCTCTTGTAGTTCTTTTTTTTACAGTTGTCATCGGTAGTGTATTAGGGCTTTGGGCAGGAGTTTCTCGCAGTGTAAAATCCAAAATTTTAAGCCATTTCTTGGATACTTTCTTATCAATACCGAGTTTATTAATTGCGATCATCATCGCCACACTCATGCAACCAAGCTTGATCAATGCTATTTTAGCTACAACTCTGGCATTAGTGCCTTATTTCATCCACGAAATATATAAAATTACACAACAAGAACTAAAAAAAGAATACGTGTTGATGTTGAAGCTAGATAGTATATCAAATTGGATGTTGTTGAAAGAAACTATATTCCCAAATATTTCTGTACGCTACATTCAAGAAATCGCTAGAGCATTTGCTATTGCGATTTTAGACATTAGTTCATTGAGTTTTATATCTCTTGGTGCTCAACGTCCTACACCAGAATGGGGAGCAATGATCAAAGATTCGTTAGAACTCATTTATCTAGCACCTTGGACTGTTATTTTGCCTGGCATTGCTATCATTATCACTATTCTTGTTGTGTTGATTTCTAGCAAAGGGCTATGCAAAGCCATTGAAAAACATTATGAATAG
- a CDS encoding ABC transporter permease, protein MLFAFLRYLGTLVLTLLILSSVSYSILVQDPLNGVLTTPTIYHGYVQYIYNLLQGDFGITYNGGDPLNDIILTVLPPTLELCFTAILLAVLFGIPLGLFGAINRDNAIGISIRGVSALGLSIPVFWIAPLLLYFSAIEGWEISAIGQHNLLYEIKPITGFAIIDVWFIEEHYRTKVIQNVLQHLVLPTLVLTILPTMEITRIIQQRAEYVFSQNYVKTASTRGKSQIQILHHYVLRNTLPLLVPQTTQLFTLVLTQCMLVESTLGWPGIGRWLIEAVTYQDYNSISIGVVVIGLCIIIVNVLSESLSFILDPFNKKGWYAR, encoded by the coding sequence ATGTTATTTGCTTTCCTACGATACTTAGGAACTTTAGTGCTTACATTACTTATTTTGTCTAGTGTGAGTTACAGTATTCTTGTTCAAGATCCACTTAATGGAGTGCTCACAACACCAACCATTTACCACGGTTATGTACAATATATTTATAACCTTTTACAGGGTGACTTTGGTATTACTTATAATGGTGGTGATCCACTAAACGACATTATTCTGACTGTTCTCCCTCCAACATTAGAACTCTGTTTTACAGCGATCTTACTTGCAGTTCTTTTCGGTATTCCACTCGGTTTATTTGGTGCTATTAATCGAGATAACGCCATCGGGATAAGTATTCGTGGAGTATCTGCATTAGGATTATCGATCCCCGTGTTTTGGATTGCACCACTACTATTATATTTTTCAGCAATTGAAGGATGGGAAATTTCAGCAATTGGGCAACATAATTTACTTTATGAAATTAAACCTATTACAGGCTTTGCCATTATCGATGTTTGGTTTATTGAAGAACATTACCGAACTAAAGTAATACAAAATGTTTTACAACATTTAGTCTTACCTACTCTAGTACTTACTATTCTACCAACGATGGAAATTACACGTATTATTCAGCAACGCGCAGAATATGTTTTCTCACAAAATTATGTGAAAACAGCAAGCACTCGGGGAAAATCACAAATCCAGATTTTACATCATTATGTATTACGTAATACATTGCCATTATTAGTGCCGCAAACTACTCAATTATTTACTCTAGTCTTAACACAATGTATGTTAGTTGAAAGCACCTTAGGCTGGCCGGGTATTGGGCGCTGGCTTATCGAAGCAGTGACCTATCAAGATTATAATAGTATTTCGATTGGTGTAGTTGTTATTGGGCTTTGTATCATTATCGTCAATGTACTATCCGAGAGTTTGTCATTTATTTTAGATCCGTTTAATAAGAAGGGTTGGTATGCAAGATAG
- a CDS encoding ABC transporter substrate-binding protein encodes MLIRKIILVSFLFLLTHSVTAAPKIPNELTQNGLIYCTHATGFSFNPQTADAGTSMNVITEQIYNKLFEIKNNSASVTPVLAKSYNISADGKVITIQLRKGIQFHHTAWFTPSRNFNADDVVFSLNRVLGYNAYLPNLDTHVINYDNPQYKIFHEEAKKVRFPYFESIKLNKKIKSVKALNPYLVEITLFEPDSSILSHLASQYAIIFSQEYALQLNADDNLVQLDLLPVGTGPYKVKNYFRNQYVRLEQNEKYWKTSPNVKNIIIDLSTDRTGRLVKFLNNECQITSHPDVSQLGLLQENNERFYMKSTEGMNLSYLAFNFQKPVMQDVNIRRAISQAIDRKRIVRTIYHNTATVANNIIPNISWASLVNTPEFAYDYNPEQAKTVLRDKKLILNMWVINEEQVYNPSPLKMAALIKDDLAKVGVEVKINSVTRTYLIQQLSNQTEYYDIILAGWLAGNLDPDSFMRPILSCGSVNEITNLSNWCEPTFDHLMNSALGTDFLRLRAREYHLAQELILDQLPIIPIANAKRMLLVNTKVQGVDMNPFGSISFDTLSLKKGGK; translated from the coding sequence ATGCTGATTAGAAAAATTATCCTTGTTAGTTTTTTGTTTTTACTCACACATTCTGTAACAGCCGCCCCCAAAATCCCAAATGAGCTGACTCAGAATGGCTTGATTTATTGTACACACGCAACAGGTTTTTCCTTTAATCCACAAACTGCAGATGCTGGCACTAGTATGAATGTCATCACAGAGCAGATCTATAATAAATTATTTGAAATCAAAAATAATAGTGCTTCAGTTACCCCCGTTTTAGCAAAATCTTATAATATTTCAGCAGATGGTAAAGTGATCACTATCCAATTACGCAAAGGTATCCAATTTCACCATACTGCTTGGTTTACTCCTTCACGCAATTTCAATGCTGATGATGTGGTGTTTTCATTGAACCGTGTTTTAGGTTATAACGCCTACTTACCAAACTTAGATACGCACGTTATTAATTATGACAACCCACAATATAAAATTTTCCATGAAGAAGCGAAAAAAGTTCGCTTTCCTTATTTTGAGAGCATCAAGCTAAACAAAAAAATCAAATCCGTTAAAGCGCTAAATCCTTATTTGGTTGAAATCACATTATTTGAGCCAGATTCATCAATTCTGTCTCATTTAGCTAGTCAATATGCTATTATTTTCTCTCAAGAATATGCATTACAGCTCAATGCGGATGATAATCTGGTTCAGCTAGACCTTTTACCTGTTGGTACTGGACCTTATAAAGTTAAAAACTATTTCCGTAACCAATATGTCCGTTTAGAACAAAATGAAAAATATTGGAAAACATCGCCTAACGTAAAAAATATTATTATTGATCTGTCAACAGATCGTACTGGACGTTTAGTGAAATTTCTCAATAACGAATGCCAAATCACTTCACACCCCGATGTAAGTCAACTTGGTTTGTTGCAAGAAAATAATGAACGTTTCTATATGAAATCAACAGAAGGGATGAACTTATCCTATCTTGCCTTTAACTTCCAAAAACCTGTTATGCAAGATGTCAATATTCGTCGAGCAATCTCACAAGCGATTGATCGAAAACGCATTGTACGAACTATCTATCATAATACAGCAACTGTTGCAAACAACATCATTCCTAATATTTCATGGGCATCTCTCGTTAATACGCCTGAATTTGCTTATGACTATAATCCTGAACAAGCAAAAACAGTTTTACGAGATAAAAAACTTATCCTAAATATGTGGGTGATAAATGAAGAACAAGTTTATAACCCTTCCCCATTAAAAATGGCAGCATTAATCAAAGATGATTTAGCTAAAGTTGGAGTTGAAGTAAAAATAAATTCTGTTACACGCACATATTTAATCCAACAATTATCTAACCAAACTGAATATTACGATATTATTCTTGCTGGATGGCTCGCTGGTAATTTAGATCCAGATAGCTTTATGCGCCCAATTTTAAGTTGTGGTTCAGTCAATGAAATTACTAACTTATCAAATTGGTGTGAACCAACTTTTGACCATCTCATGAATAGCGCATTAGGCACTGATTTTTTACGCTTAAGAGCACGGGAGTATCATTTGGCACAAGAGCTTATTTTAGACCAATTGCCAATTATCCCTATTGCTAACGCTAAACGGATGTTGCTTGTGAATACTAAAGTTCAAGGCGTTGATATGAACCCTTTTGGCAGTATCTCTTTTGATACACTTTCATTGAAAAAAGGAGGTAAATAA
- a CDS encoding YcjX family GTP-binding protein, translating to MLNYLKKEVNEIINRGLDRTLRIAVTGLSRSGKTAFITSLINQLLHINRVDNAHLPLFEAARSQSIIAVKRIHQLNLSIPRFDYENNLKALAQQPPTWPQSTRGVSETRLAIRYQHQDSLMSYLKETGTLYLDIFDYPGEWLLDLPLLDLNFQEWSQELFRLNYGQRASLSSGWIEKVKNLDLSAVADEDILAQLSQDYTNYLLECKQKGLHFIQPGRFVLPGDLEGAPALQFFPLIHLTEEEWSALKNRKQSNSYFSLLNQRYEYYRQNVVKSFYKDYFSTFDRQVILADCLTPLNHSQQAFLDMQEGLQQLFKNFHYGKRNLLHRLFSPQIDKLMFIATKADHITSDQLPNLISLMRQLVQEGGRYVEYEGIETEYTAIAAIRATQQVIVNQNGQSFRALQGVRSSDKQKVIIYPGTVPNRLPPAEFWQKQHFDFDQFEPQPLTSGESISHLRMDAVLQFLLGDKF from the coding sequence ATGTTGAATTATCTAAAAAAAGAAGTAAATGAAATAATTAATCGAGGCTTAGACCGCACGTTGCGTATTGCCGTTACAGGTTTAAGTCGTAGTGGCAAAACCGCATTTATTACTAGTTTGATTAACCAATTATTACACATCAATCGTGTAGATAATGCGCACTTGCCTCTATTTGAAGCTGCGCGCAGTCAATCTATTATTGCCGTAAAGCGGATACATCAGCTTAATCTTAGCATTCCACGCTTTGACTATGAAAATAATCTGAAAGCGTTAGCTCAGCAACCCCCAACTTGGCCACAATCAACTCGGGGTGTAAGTGAAACTCGTCTTGCGATTCGTTATCAACATCAAGATAGTTTAATGAGTTATTTGAAAGAAACGGGTACCTTATATCTGGATATTTTTGATTACCCAGGTGAATGGTTGCTTGATTTACCATTGTTGGATCTCAACTTTCAAGAATGGTCGCAAGAGTTATTTCGTCTCAATTATGGTCAACGTGCGAGTTTATCTTCTGGTTGGATAGAAAAAGTAAAAAATTTGGATCTTAGTGCCGTTGCAGATGAAGATATTTTAGCGCAGCTATCTCAAGACTACACTAATTACCTCTTGGAATGTAAACAAAAAGGATTGCATTTTATTCAACCAGGGCGATTTGTATTGCCCGGGGATTTAGAAGGTGCGCCAGCATTACAATTTTTTCCATTGATACATTTAACAGAAGAAGAGTGGAGTGCTCTGAAAAATAGGAAACAATCAAATAGTTATTTTTCACTATTAAATCAACGTTATGAATATTACCGTCAAAATGTTGTGAAAAGTTTCTATAAAGATTATTTTTCTACCTTTGATCGCCAAGTGATTTTAGCAGATTGTTTAACGCCACTTAATCATAGCCAGCAAGCATTTTTAGATATGCAAGAAGGGCTACAGCAATTGTTCAAAAACTTCCATTATGGAAAGCGAAATTTATTACACCGCTTGTTCTCGCCACAAATTGATAAACTGATGTTTATCGCCACAAAAGCAGATCATATTACTAGTGATCAATTACCTAATTTAATAAGTTTAATGCGTCAATTAGTACAAGAAGGTGGCCGTTATGTGGAATATGAAGGCATTGAAACTGAATATACAGCGATTGCAGCGATTCGTGCAACACAACAAGTTATTGTGAATCAAAATGGACAAAGCTTTAGAGCTTTACAAGGTGTACGTTCAAGTGATAAACAAAAAGTGATTATTTATCCAGGTACTGTACCAAATCGATTACCACCAGCGGAGTTCTGGCAAAAGCAGCATTTTGATTTTGATCAATTTGAGCCACAACCGTTAACTAGTGGGGAAAGCATTTCTCATCTCAGAATGGATGCGGTATTGCAATTTTTATTAGGCGATAAGTTTTAG
- a CDS encoding TIGR01620 family protein produces the protein MNDKRVFSQENEEKELVDFQSKREFFEPNLEIEIEQIEPQLVEGELLEEKFELSMMPKSRWWKTGFILTALLFMIATIAQSIQWLINAWQQNQWIYFAFSLVVCFAVLLGVSAIAKEWFHLAKLKRRTKLQQKGEQLLLESAVSFDNSLSTEKSEQAKLLCLEIANMLQLPDSDPKLAQWKKQIGEGYSAKEVTQLFSHIVLNPIDKQVKKLITKSAVESAMIVAVSPLAIVDMFLLSWRNIRLVNRIAQIYGIELGYWSRIRLLKMVLLNLAFAGATEVVQDVGLDWLSQDITAKLSSRAAQGIGVGLLTARLGIKAMVFCRPLAFTQKEKPRLQHIQQELLSTVKETIFRTNKTKEKQTV, from the coding sequence ATGAATGATAAACGTGTTTTTTCACAAGAGAACGAAGAAAAAGAGCTTGTTGATTTTCAGTCTAAACGTGAGTTTTTTGAGCCAAATCTTGAAATTGAGATTGAACAAATTGAACCTCAATTAGTGGAAGGGGAATTATTAGAAGAAAAATTTGAGCTATCAATGATGCCTAAGTCCCGTTGGTGGAAAACTGGATTTATTTTGACCGCACTTTTATTTATGATCGCCACAATTGCACAATCTATACAATGGTTAATTAATGCTTGGCAACAAAATCAATGGATCTATTTTGCCTTTTCATTAGTGGTATGTTTTGCAGTGCTATTGGGGGTGTCAGCTATTGCTAAAGAGTGGTTTCATTTAGCAAAATTAAAACGTCGAACTAAATTACAACAAAAAGGGGAACAACTTTTATTGGAAAGTGCGGTCAGTTTTGATAATAGTTTGTCAACTGAAAAGTCAGAGCAAGCCAAACTCTTGTGCTTAGAAATAGCTAATATGTTGCAATTACCTGATTCAGATCCAAAACTTGCTCAATGGAAAAAACAAATTGGCGAAGGTTATTCAGCCAAAGAGGTTACTCAACTCTTTAGTCACATCGTCTTGAATCCCATTGATAAACAAGTCAAAAAATTGATTACTAAAAGCGCGGTGGAATCTGCAATGATTGTGGCTGTTAGCCCATTAGCAATTGTTGATATGTTTTTATTATCTTGGCGAAACATTCGTTTAGTTAATCGTATCGCACAAATTTATGGTATTGAATTAGGTTATTGGAGCCGTATTCGTTTATTAAAAATGGTCTTGCTTAACCTAGCTTTTGCAGGTGCCACTGAAGTAGTACAAGATGTAGGATTGGATTGGCTATCACAAGATATTACAGCAAAATTATCTAGCCGTGCAGCTCAAGGTATTGGTGTTGGGCTATTAACAGCAAGATTAGGAATTAAAGCAATGGTTTTTTGCCGTCCATTAGCCTTTACACAAAAAGAAAAACCACGTTTACAGCACATTCAACAAGAATTATTAAGTACAGTAAAAGAAACTATTTTTCGTACAAATAAGACAAAAGAAAAGCAAACAGTGTAA